Proteins found in one Mesorhizobium sp. CAU 1732 genomic segment:
- the tssE gene encoding type VI secretion system baseplate subunit TssE, translated as MADALERYRPGDRILARSILDRLVDADPDAQIDPPSSMVDQVREMREAIRRDLEALLNTRRCPVATPGGLVELKDALHAYGVDGIVSANLVTDESKLALARSIERRIALFETRLSDVRVTILHNRSSVERTLRMRIQASFRLYDGMPPISFESTIDPSTQRFLVEAARG; from the coding sequence ATGGCTGACGCGCTCGAACGCTATAGGCCCGGAGACCGCATCCTTGCCCGCTCGATTCTCGACCGGCTGGTGGATGCCGATCCCGACGCGCAGATCGATCCGCCATCGAGCATGGTCGATCAGGTTCGCGAGATGCGCGAGGCGATCCGGCGCGATCTCGAGGCGCTGCTCAACACGCGCCGCTGCCCTGTCGCGACGCCGGGCGGTCTGGTCGAGCTGAAGGATGCACTGCATGCCTATGGCGTCGACGGGATCGTGTCGGCCAATCTGGTGACCGACGAATCCAAGCTCGCGCTGGCGCGTTCGATCGAGCGCCGCATCGCACTGTTCGAGACGCGGCTGTCGGACGTGCGCGTCACGATCCTGCACAATCGCAGTTCGGTGGAGCGGACGCTGCGCATGCGTATCCAGGCCTCGTTCCGGCTCTATGATGGCATGCCGCCGATCAGCTTCGAATCCACCATCGATCCGTCGACGCAACGTTTCCTCGTGGAGGCTGCGCGTGGCTGA